From Stigmatella erecta, one genomic window encodes:
- a CDS encoding glutathione S-transferase family protein produces the protein MAELTLIVASKNYSSWSLRPYLALAHVGQPFREVVVPLGEADTAHSVARYSPSGRLPVLHHGELVVWDSLAICEYLAETFPEARLWPQAAAARAHARSVVAEMHSGFQALREHLPMNIRARKPGRARPPAVDENIARIQAVWAECRGRFGQGGPFLYGHFTIADAFFAPVVTRFVTYGVALEPVSQAYADAVLALPAFQAWAEAGKAEPLIARYEQL, from the coding sequence ATGGCCGAACTCACGCTCATCGTCGCGTCGAAGAACTACTCTTCCTGGTCGCTGCGCCCGTACCTCGCTCTGGCCCACGTGGGGCAGCCGTTCCGAGAGGTGGTGGTGCCGCTCGGTGAGGCGGACACCGCGCACAGCGTCGCCCGGTACTCGCCCAGCGGGCGCCTGCCCGTGCTGCACCATGGGGAGCTCGTTGTCTGGGACTCGCTGGCCATCTGCGAGTACCTGGCGGAGACGTTCCCCGAGGCCCGCTTGTGGCCCCAGGCGGCCGCGGCCCGCGCGCATGCGCGCTCCGTGGTGGCGGAGATGCACTCGGGCTTCCAGGCGCTGCGCGAGCACCTGCCGATGAACATCCGCGCCCGGAAGCCGGGCCGGGCGCGTCCGCCCGCCGTGGACGAGAACATCGCCCGCATCCAGGCGGTGTGGGCCGAGTGCCGGGGCCGCTTCGGGCAGGGCGGGCCGTTTCTCTATGGGCACTTCACCATCGCGGATGCCTTCTTCGCGCCCGTCGTCACCCGCTTCGTCACCTATGGCGTGGCGCTGGAGCCGGTGAGCCAGGCGTACGCGGACGCGGTGCTCGCCCTGCCGGCGTTCCAGGCCTGGGCGGAGGCGGGCAAGGCCGAGCCGCTCATCGCCCGCTACGAGCAGCTGTAG
- a CDS encoding HAD family hydrolase — protein MSLPPPRALIFDLGNVLVFHDNGLLFHRLGARAGLAPQEVAQRLTGAGWTAANRGQLDAEGIRRDVCGALGVELPLEEFAPLWSSHFTVHEAVLPLVEALEDRVKRVLLSNTNVLHVAYLRPRLPLLQRFDAVLMSCEVGLVKPEPAFFQLALARAGCAPHEAAFFDDLPEYVEAANALGIRGHLFTTAPAFAAQLAALGL, from the coding sequence ATGTCCCTGCCCCCGCCGCGCGCCCTCATCTTCGACCTGGGCAACGTCCTGGTCTTCCACGACAACGGCCTGCTCTTCCACCGGCTGGGGGCCCGCGCGGGCCTGGCCCCGCAGGAGGTGGCGCAGCGGCTCACCGGCGCGGGCTGGACGGCGGCCAACCGGGGGCAGCTGGACGCGGAGGGCATCCGCCGGGACGTGTGCGGGGCGCTGGGGGTGGAGCTGCCCCTGGAGGAGTTCGCCCCGCTGTGGAGCAGCCACTTCACGGTGCACGAGGCGGTGTTGCCCCTGGTGGAAGCACTGGAAGACCGGGTGAAGCGGGTGCTGCTGTCCAACACCAACGTGCTCCACGTGGCGTACCTGCGGCCCCGGCTGCCCCTGCTCCAGCGCTTCGACGCGGTGCTGATGAGCTGCGAGGTGGGCCTCGTGAAGCCCGAGCCCGCCTTCTTCCAGCTCGCCCTGGCGCGCGCCGGGTGCGCCCCGCACGAGGCCGCCTTCTTCGATGACCTGCCCGAGTACGTGGAGGCCGCCAACGCGCTGGGCATCCGCGGCCACCTGTTCACCACCGCGCCCGCCTTCGCCGCGCAGCTCGCGGCGCTGGGGCTCTGA
- a CDS encoding methyl-accepting chemotaxis protein, which yields MTLPLLGTLKLRGRLTLYTTLLYVVPLAALGWLQFMDSRERVRLQVQDTLSLEASGLRDLVEAMLAEREANVRTWAEDPSLRAALQGPTPAVAAPELAAMLRHASTFSGLVLFNPEGQAIAASPPGLLHAYSDQQDEVSESPWFRAAHEGRMTDKGLSPQASSIFRKRVLPLAAPVAGAPDAPPLGVLMAAYDWEHLARVVAPTLERARQRSHLSFALSVRRADGTSLFEARGAPPRPGAQPLTVVMENDRRIRDVGDGWRFVAQVDPEEAYADEFRTLLVNLSLTGLAVMVAAMGTFLVARIVTRPLVALSGMVGRVIHDRDLSQPLPVQASNDEVGQLAGAFALMLGHLRDTTASLQNGMRVLNNTVSELNQASRHQERNIARQAAALQETQVTAQEIKQTSLLAAEKADAVISVAARAEDVGRSGEAAISSSLGGFEGLQEQVAQMAQSIARLNERTQQIGGITQTVKDLADQSNMLALNAAIEAVRSGEHGKGFGVVAREIRSLADQSIQATERVRDILGDISQAILSTAKMTEQGYTRMEEGLGQVRASGENLRELSTIVHDNAAAVRQIAAAVSQQNAGISQIFGAVTDLSTMMNETVTSLQSTSNAARTLQEVAEQMEHVARSYRV from the coding sequence ATGACCCTGCCCCTCCTTGGCACCCTCAAGCTCCGCGGGCGCCTGACGCTGTACACCACCCTGCTCTACGTGGTGCCGCTGGCGGCGCTGGGGTGGCTCCAGTTCATGGACTCCCGGGAGCGGGTGCGGCTCCAGGTCCAGGACACGCTCTCCCTGGAGGCCTCGGGCCTGCGGGACTTGGTCGAGGCCATGCTCGCCGAGCGCGAGGCGAACGTGCGCACCTGGGCGGAGGACCCCAGCCTGCGCGCGGCGCTCCAGGGCCCCACGCCCGCGGTGGCCGCGCCGGAGCTGGCCGCCATGCTGCGCCACGCGTCCACCTTCAGCGGCCTGGTGCTCTTCAACCCCGAGGGCCAGGCCATCGCCGCCAGCCCCCCGGGCTTGCTCCATGCCTACTCGGACCAGCAGGACGAGGTGTCCGAGAGCCCCTGGTTCCGCGCCGCCCACGAGGGGCGGATGACGGACAAGGGGCTGAGCCCCCAGGCCTCCTCCATCTTCCGCAAGCGCGTGCTGCCCCTGGCGGCCCCCGTGGCGGGCGCCCCGGACGCACCGCCGCTGGGCGTGCTGATGGCGGCGTATGACTGGGAGCACTTGGCGCGGGTGGTGGCCCCCACGCTGGAGCGGGCCCGCCAGCGCTCCCACCTGAGCTTCGCGCTGTCGGTGCGGCGCGCGGATGGCACGAGCCTCTTCGAGGCGCGGGGCGCGCCGCCACGCCCGGGCGCCCAGCCGCTGACCGTCGTCATGGAGAATGATCGCCGGATTCGCGACGTGGGCGACGGCTGGCGCTTCGTGGCGCAGGTGGATCCGGAAGAGGCGTACGCGGACGAGTTCCGCACGCTGCTGGTGAACCTCTCCCTGACGGGGCTGGCCGTGATGGTGGCCGCCATGGGCACCTTCCTCGTGGCCCGCATCGTCACCCGGCCGCTGGTGGCGCTCAGCGGCATGGTGGGCCGCGTCATCCATGACCGGGACCTGAGCCAGCCCCTGCCCGTGCAGGCCTCCAACGACGAGGTGGGGCAGCTGGCCGGCGCGTTCGCGCTCATGCTGGGCCACCTCCGGGACACCACCGCCAGCCTCCAGAACGGCATGCGGGTGCTCAACAACACGGTGAGCGAGCTCAACCAGGCCTCGCGCCACCAGGAGCGCAACATCGCGCGCCAGGCCGCCGCGCTCCAGGAGACGCAGGTGACGGCGCAGGAAATCAAGCAGACCTCCCTGCTCGCCGCCGAGAAGGCCGACGCGGTGATCAGCGTGGCCGCCCGGGCCGAGGACGTGGGGCGCTCGGGCGAGGCCGCCATCAGCAGCAGCCTCGGAGGCTTCGAGGGCCTCCAGGAGCAGGTGGCCCAGATGGCGCAGAGCATCGCCCGGCTCAACGAGCGCACCCAGCAGATCGGCGGGATTACGCAGACGGTGAAGGACCTGGCCGACCAGTCCAACATGCTGGCGCTCAACGCCGCCATCGAGGCGGTGCGCAGCGGCGAGCACGGCAAGGGCTTTGGCGTGGTGGCGCGCGAAATCCGCTCGCTGGCGGACCAGTCCATCCAGGCCACCGAGCGCGTGCGGGACATCCTGGGGGACATCAGCCAGGCCATCCTCTCCACGGCGAAGATGACCGAGCAGGGCTACACGCGGATGGAGGAGGGGCTGGGGCAGGTGCGCGCCAGCGGCGAGAACCTCCGCGAGCTGTCCACCATCGTCCACGACAACGCCGCGGCCGTGCGGCAGATCGCCGCCGCGGTGAGCCAGCAGAACGCGGGCATCTCCCAGATTTTCGGCGCGGTGACGGACCTGTCCACGATGATGAACGAGACGGTGACGAGCCTTCAGTCCACCAGCAACGCGGCGCGCACCCTGCAGGAAGTCGCCGAGCAGATGGAGCACGTGGCCCGCAGCTACCGGGTGTAG
- a CDS encoding host attachment protein, translated as MSDKLWILVGNASRVRLFSANEQGDDWKLLEEFRHDDSRARNSDLLEQQDNPNAGTLHGPVAEAEPNGRKNLEHERFARELCAHLDRGVDHHMFERLVIAAPPGFLGLLRKTLSKRVLQRLVLDLDADYSNLPARELPNRVPIL; from the coding sequence ATGTCCGACAAGCTCTGGATTCTGGTGGGCAACGCGAGCCGGGTGCGGCTGTTCTCCGCGAACGAGCAAGGGGATGACTGGAAGCTGCTGGAGGAGTTCCGCCACGACGACAGCCGGGCGCGCAACTCGGACCTGCTGGAGCAGCAGGACAACCCCAACGCGGGCACCCTGCACGGCCCCGTGGCCGAGGCGGAGCCCAACGGCCGCAAGAACCTGGAGCACGAGCGCTTCGCCCGCGAGCTGTGCGCGCACCTGGACCGGGGCGTGGACCACCACATGTTCGAGCGGCTGGTCATCGCCGCCCCGCCGGGCTTCCTGGGCCTGCTGCGCAAGACGCTGAGCAAGCGGGTCCTCCAGCGGCTGGTGCTGGACCTGGATGCGGACTATTCCAATCTGCCCGCCCGTGAGCTGCCCAACCGTGTGCCCATCCTTTAA
- a CDS encoding M20/M25/M40 family metallo-hydrolase, with protein MRELGEAAAGWLEHRTGEMDEALGALVRVNSYTENPAGGRTLAGLLRECFAVPGLSAELVLSARFADHLVFRSAGLAGVRPVALVGHLDTVYPPGRFEGYRKEGALRRGPGVLDPKGGLIVMAWALRALAASGGLQALPPLRLVVVSDEEVGSPEGQGVIREAIGGAQACLVFGAGRPGDAIITQRKGTGTLKVVAHGRAAHAGDAYAEGANALWALARFVDGAQQLTDAARGLTVNVGRVVGGQGKNTVPDRAEADVDLRFCTREDGEALVARLQQLAAQACQGLPGTRLEVGGGVARAPLERTGASAALMAAYGRCAQASGLGQAESPRVGGGSDASTSFGLGIPSIDGLGPRGQGSHTVEESIKVDSLRTKAQALARFLASGPARSPF; from the coding sequence ATGCGCGAGTTGGGAGAAGCGGCTGCCGGGTGGCTGGAGCACAGGACGGGGGAGATGGACGAGGCGCTCGGCGCGCTCGTGCGGGTGAACTCCTACACGGAGAACCCGGCCGGGGGCCGGACGCTGGCGGGCCTGCTGCGCGAGTGCTTCGCGGTGCCGGGGCTCTCCGCGGAGCTGGTGCTCAGCGCCCGCTTCGCCGACCACCTCGTGTTCCGCTCCGCGGGCCTGGCCGGCGTGCGGCCCGTGGCCCTGGTGGGACATTTGGACACCGTCTACCCCCCGGGCCGGTTCGAGGGCTACCGGAAGGAGGGGGCGCTGCGGCGGGGGCCCGGCGTGTTGGATCCGAAGGGCGGGCTCATCGTCATGGCCTGGGCGCTCCGGGCGCTGGCGGCCTCGGGGGGGCTGCAGGCGCTGCCGCCGCTGCGGCTGGTGGTGGTCTCGGACGAGGAGGTGGGCTCGCCGGAGGGCCAGGGCGTCATCCGCGAGGCGATTGGCGGGGCGCAGGCCTGCCTCGTCTTCGGGGCGGGGCGGCCGGGGGATGCCATCATCACCCAGCGCAAGGGCACGGGGACGCTCAAGGTGGTGGCCCACGGCCGGGCCGCCCACGCGGGCGACGCGTACGCCGAAGGGGCCAACGCGCTCTGGGCGCTCGCGCGCTTCGTGGACGGGGCCCAGCAGCTCACCGATGCGGCGCGCGGGCTCACCGTCAACGTGGGGCGGGTGGTGGGCGGGCAGGGGAAGAACACCGTGCCGGACCGCGCCGAGGCGGACGTGGACCTGCGCTTCTGCACCCGCGAGGACGGCGAGGCGCTGGTCGCGCGGCTCCAGCAGCTGGCCGCCCAGGCCTGCCAGGGGCTTCCGGGCACCCGGTTGGAGGTGGGGGGCGGGGTGGCGCGCGCGCCCCTGGAGCGCACCGGGGCCTCCGCGGCGCTGATGGCCGCCTACGGCCGGTGCGCCCAGGCCTCGGGGCTGGGCCAGGCGGAGTCACCCCGGGTGGGGGGCGGCTCGGATGCCAGCACCTCCTTTGGGCTGGGTATCCCGTCGATTGACGGACTGGGCCCCCGGGGCCAGGGCTCGCACACGGTGGAGGAGTCCATCAAGGTGGACTCGCTGCGCACCAAGGCCCAGGCGCTGGCGCGCTTCCTGGCCTCGGGACCGGCGCGCTCGCCCTTCTAA
- a CDS encoding PEGA domain-containing protein, with protein sequence MRTSAVGFALLLMLALASAAQAQGMGLDLSGSEPPPTDSDSEDTGDPGAVGMDLSADTAGAELLPRAVLLGLDTPERAGAAVAGRWLRGLYGAVRGVGGVALGASLKDTKERLSDGYETALKCTSASCLAEPSETLDANLLVTARLALEDDGWTFRLWTYDHDRGVVETDSLTGRNPKDAKFQQGGARLLADRLKSLAKPRSVLKVNVNVSQAVVRLGEKTLGVGSLEARVPPVESTLTVEAEEYSTYTKKLNLKPGETSSVDVYLESSGPAPEGPGDEVASSKRKKSGPSGPSLFKRPALYTAVAGLVAVGVGAFLGSDAKKVGDRAVDADNNGVIDISRGERIDAQSQANLATALMVGGAAVTAGSVVWLVVVPTKSAPPPVAPGTDTAPASSTGLHVVFGGSF encoded by the coding sequence ATGCGTACTTCCGCCGTTGGCTTCGCCCTCTTGCTGATGCTGGCGCTGGCTTCCGCCGCCCAGGCCCAGGGTATGGGGCTGGATCTGTCCGGCTCCGAGCCCCCTCCCACCGATTCCGACAGCGAGGACACGGGAGATCCCGGCGCCGTCGGCATGGACCTCTCGGCCGACACGGCCGGCGCGGAGCTGCTGCCGCGCGCCGTCCTCCTGGGCCTGGACACCCCCGAGCGTGCCGGGGCCGCCGTCGCGGGCCGCTGGCTCCGCGGCCTGTATGGCGCTGTGCGCGGTGTGGGTGGGGTGGCGCTGGGCGCCTCCCTCAAGGACACCAAGGAGCGGCTGTCGGACGGCTACGAGACGGCGCTCAAGTGCACCTCGGCCTCGTGCCTGGCCGAGCCCTCGGAGACGCTGGATGCGAACCTGCTCGTCACCGCGCGGCTGGCGCTGGAGGACGACGGGTGGACGTTCCGGCTGTGGACGTATGACCACGACCGCGGCGTGGTGGAGACCGACTCGCTGACGGGCCGCAACCCGAAGGACGCGAAGTTCCAGCAGGGCGGCGCGCGGCTGCTGGCCGACCGGCTCAAGTCCCTGGCCAAGCCCCGCTCGGTGCTCAAGGTGAACGTCAACGTGTCCCAGGCGGTGGTGCGCCTGGGCGAGAAGACGCTGGGGGTGGGCAGCCTCGAGGCGCGCGTGCCGCCCGTGGAGTCCACGCTCACGGTCGAGGCGGAGGAGTACTCCACCTATACGAAGAAGCTGAACCTCAAGCCCGGGGAGACCTCCTCGGTGGACGTGTACCTGGAGTCCTCGGGCCCCGCGCCCGAGGGGCCGGGGGACGAGGTGGCCTCCTCGAAGCGCAAGAAGAGCGGCCCGTCGGGCCCCTCCCTCTTCAAGCGGCCCGCGCTCTACACCGCCGTGGCGGGACTGGTGGCGGTGGGCGTGGGCGCCTTCCTGGGCAGCGACGCCAAGAAGGTGGGCGACCGCGCCGTGGACGCCGACAACAACGGCGTCATCGATATCTCCCGCGGCGAGCGCATCGATGCGCAGAGCCAGGCGAACCTGGCCACGGCGCTGATGGTGGGTGGGGCCGCGGTCACGGCCGGCAGCGTGGTCTGGCTGGTGGTGGTCCCCACGAAGAGCGCGCCGCCCCCGGTGGCGCCCGGGACTGACACCGCGCCGGCCTCCTCCACCGGCCTTCACGTCGTCTTCGGTGGGAGCTTCTGA
- a CDS encoding serine/threonine-protein kinase, whose translation MAGEDLIAQTVLSSMSSANGTGRSGSEIQEGDVLGNYQLERLLGEGSMGRVFQARHVRLGRQVALKVLRPEHARDSGFVRRFFQEARSVNQINHEHIVEIFDFVEEPEKGRVYCVMELLRGQSLAQVLKEDRLTLERIQRIGVQVCAALGAAHALGVVHRDVKPDNLFLAHRSGMVDFVKVLDFGVAKILTSEGTNGTLDGTIIGTPTYMAPEQAAGLPVDHRADIYAVGNLLYELLAGRPPFQAPAFGQLVVQIITQPPPALPDKLASGEPMPAALAQLVLRCLAKEPEARPQQLSEVTTALLLLGGVKRSDVALEDDEDSIPTRRMKAVQTSLFQGRTPVLIGGMALAMLAGGLTWRGVERMWRPEAVVAEAPVSAPAPVLAPVTLDVRTVPAGARVVRADTGEALGVTPLVKQLPRSNEPLGLRVELAGHVSQEREVRLDANAFLEVPLAKAPAPAPAAPPKAAPRKDIKRDELIDPFAM comes from the coding sequence ATGGCTGGTGAAGACCTCATCGCACAGACCGTGCTGTCCAGCATGTCCTCCGCCAACGGCACAGGCCGGAGCGGTAGTGAGATCCAGGAAGGAGATGTCCTGGGCAACTATCAGCTCGAACGGCTCCTGGGCGAAGGCTCCATGGGCCGGGTGTTCCAGGCGCGCCATGTGCGGCTGGGCCGGCAGGTGGCGCTCAAGGTGCTCCGCCCGGAGCACGCCCGGGACAGCGGCTTCGTCCGGCGCTTCTTCCAGGAGGCGCGCTCCGTCAACCAGATCAACCACGAGCACATCGTCGAGATCTTCGACTTCGTGGAAGAGCCGGAGAAGGGGCGCGTCTACTGCGTGATGGAGCTGCTGCGCGGGCAGAGCCTCGCCCAGGTGCTCAAGGAGGACCGGCTGACGCTCGAGCGCATCCAGCGCATCGGCGTGCAGGTGTGCGCGGCGCTCGGCGCGGCGCACGCGCTCGGCGTGGTGCACCGGGACGTCAAGCCCGACAACCTCTTCCTGGCCCACCGCAGCGGCATGGTGGACTTCGTCAAGGTGCTCGACTTCGGGGTGGCCAAGATTCTCACCTCCGAGGGCACCAACGGCACGCTGGACGGCACCATCATCGGCACGCCCACGTACATGGCGCCCGAGCAGGCCGCGGGGCTGCCGGTGGACCACCGCGCGGACATCTATGCCGTGGGCAACCTGCTCTATGAGCTGCTCGCGGGGCGCCCGCCGTTCCAGGCGCCCGCCTTCGGGCAGCTCGTGGTGCAGATCATCACCCAGCCGCCGCCGGCCCTGCCGGACAAGCTGGCCTCCGGCGAGCCCATGCCGGCCGCGCTGGCGCAGCTGGTGCTGCGCTGCCTCGCCAAGGAACCCGAGGCCCGGCCCCAGCAGCTCTCCGAGGTGACGACGGCGCTCTTGCTGCTGGGCGGCGTGAAGCGCTCGGACGTGGCGCTGGAGGATGACGAGGATTCCATCCCCACCCGCCGCATGAAGGCGGTGCAGACGTCCCTGTTCCAGGGCCGGACGCCGGTGCTCATCGGCGGCATGGCGCTGGCGATGCTGGCCGGCGGGCTCACCTGGCGGGGCGTGGAGCGGATGTGGCGCCCGGAGGCGGTGGTGGCGGAAGCGCCTGTTTCCGCGCCCGCGCCCGTGCTGGCCCCCGTCACCCTCGATGTGCGCACGGTGCCCGCGGGGGCCCGCGTGGTGCGCGCGGACACGGGGGAGGCGCTCGGGGTGACGCCCCTGGTGAAGCAGTTGCCGAGATCGAACGAGCCCCTCGGGCTGAGGGTGGAGCTGGCGGGTCACGTCTCCCAGGAGCGTGAAGTGCGCCTGGACGCCAACGCCTTCCTCGAGGTGCCCCTGGCGAAGGCCCCGGCGCCGGCCCCGGCCGCGCCGCCGAAGGCCGCGCCCCGCAAGGACATCAAGCGCGATGAACTCATCGATCCGTTCGCGATGTGA
- a CDS encoding tetratricopeptide repeat protein — translation MNSSIRSRCERQGRLLGLLLVLGLVPLSASAAAPTEEAKTAARAKFAEGNAFYEQGNFRQALSSFDAAYSLVPLPAFLFNVAQCHRQLGSYERAATFYRRYLALSPKEPPNAPMVKELITEMDTRVQAEAQNRAEREKTAARPKTDRPKAVAAREPAARAAPKQEVTLKEAERQAVANATKPAVTPALGKGRAGQEVREPLTHKWWVWAGAGAALLLTGGVVYAVTAPDPRPTSLGTVSSR, via the coding sequence ATGAACTCATCGATCCGTTCGCGATGTGAGCGGCAGGGCCGGCTCCTCGGCCTCCTGCTGGTGCTGGGGCTGGTCCCGCTTTCCGCGAGCGCCGCGGCCCCCACGGAAGAGGCGAAGACGGCGGCCCGGGCGAAGTTCGCCGAGGGCAACGCCTTCTATGAGCAGGGGAACTTCCGCCAGGCCCTGTCCTCGTTCGACGCGGCCTACAGCCTGGTGCCCCTGCCGGCCTTCCTCTTCAACGTGGCCCAGTGCCACCGCCAGCTCGGCAGCTACGAGCGCGCGGCCACCTTCTACCGGCGCTACCTGGCGCTCTCGCCGAAGGAGCCGCCCAACGCGCCCATGGTGAAGGAGCTCATCACGGAGATGGACACCCGCGTGCAGGCGGAGGCCCAGAACCGCGCCGAGCGGGAGAAGACCGCCGCGAGGCCGAAGACGGATCGCCCCAAGGCCGTGGCGGCGCGGGAGCCGGCCGCGCGGGCCGCGCCGAAGCAGGAAGTCACGCTCAAGGAGGCCGAGCGCCAGGCCGTGGCCAACGCCACCAAGCCCGCGGTGACGCCGGCGCTGGGCAAGGGGAGGGCCGGGCAAGAAGTGCGTGAGCCGCTCACCCACAAGTGGTGGGTCTGGGCGGGGGCGGGGGCGGCCTTGCTGCTGACGGGCGGGGTCGTCTACGCGGTGACGGCGCCGGATCCCCGGCCCACGTCGCTGGGCACCGTCTCGTCCCGCTGA
- a CDS encoding FHA domain-containing protein — MARSLLLSLLVRQRMALQGRFQARYPHPWLIWEAGAWNVPETDMQNVAATRLPVSDLRDCLPPGDALCFELVPPPSAQAVLRVGRATHNEFVINDATVSREHILLAVDAQGQWRVEAHPKAGSVKLDGVPLAAGQPHPLKPEMHLELGDARLTFQGPEEFSARLGRIAARLTEQMGQARGL; from the coding sequence ATGGCGCGCTCTCTCCTGCTCTCGCTCCTCGTCCGTCAACGCATGGCCCTTCAAGGCCGGTTTCAGGCCCGCTATCCCCACCCGTGGCTGATCTGGGAGGCGGGCGCCTGGAACGTGCCGGAGACGGACATGCAGAACGTCGCGGCCACCCGGCTCCCCGTGTCGGATCTCCGGGACTGCCTGCCCCCGGGAGACGCGCTCTGCTTCGAGCTGGTGCCCCCCCCTTCGGCCCAGGCCGTGCTGAGGGTGGGCCGCGCCACGCACAACGAGTTCGTCATCAACGACGCCACCGTGTCGCGCGAGCACATCCTCCTGGCCGTGGACGCGCAAGGACAGTGGCGCGTGGAGGCGCACCCCAAGGCGGGCTCGGTGAAGCTCGACGGGGTGCCGCTGGCCGCTGGCCAGCCGCACCCGTTGAAGCCGGAGATGCACCTGGAGCTGGGGGATGCGCGGCTCACCTTCCAGGGGCCGGAGGAGTTCTCCGCGCGCCTGGGCCGCATCGCCGCCCGCCTGACCGAGCAGATGGGCCAGGCCCGGGGGCTGTAG
- a CDS encoding ATP-grasp domain-containing protein, which translates to MNMDVAIVTYAGLPELDLHDALLIPALAALGLKARACVWDDPRIDWSVPRVAVVRTAWDTHLRREAFVDWARRTGERTQLHNPPEVLRWNTHKSYLRTLEAQGIPFTPTVWVPRGGSVDVGALMRERGWSQVVLKPVVSAGALKTYRFLAAEAAQAQAHLDPLAAEDEVMVQPYLSTFGTDGERSYIFFDGAFSHAVRRPPGLENTPRAFEEPHRIDPRPEELRLAQDVLDAVGTPLLYARVDIATDNAGRACLQELEATEPRLFLGLDAQAPLRLAQAVARKL; encoded by the coding sequence ATGAACATGGACGTCGCCATCGTCACCTATGCAGGCCTGCCGGAGCTCGACCTCCACGACGCCCTGCTCATCCCCGCGCTGGCCGCGCTGGGGCTGAAGGCCCGCGCCTGTGTCTGGGATGATCCCCGGATCGACTGGAGCGTGCCCCGGGTGGCGGTGGTGCGCACCGCCTGGGACACCCACCTGCGGCGGGAGGCCTTCGTGGACTGGGCCCGCCGCACGGGCGAGCGCACCCAGCTCCACAACCCGCCCGAGGTGCTGCGCTGGAACACGCACAAGTCCTACCTGCGCACGCTGGAGGCCCAGGGCATCCCCTTCACCCCCACCGTCTGGGTGCCCCGGGGGGGCTCGGTGGACGTGGGCGCGCTGATGCGCGAGCGGGGGTGGAGCCAGGTGGTGCTCAAGCCGGTGGTGTCCGCCGGCGCGCTGAAGACGTACCGCTTCTTGGCCGCGGAGGCGGCGCAGGCCCAGGCGCACCTGGACCCGCTCGCCGCCGAGGACGAGGTGATGGTGCAGCCCTACCTCTCCACCTTTGGCACGGACGGGGAGCGCTCCTACATCTTCTTCGATGGCGCCTTCAGCCACGCGGTGCGCCGGCCCCCCGGCCTGGAGAACACCCCGCGCGCCTTCGAGGAGCCCCACCGGATCGACCCGCGGCCGGAGGAGCTGCGGCTCGCCCAGGACGTCCTGGACGCCGTGGGGACGCCGCTGCTGTACGCCCGGGTGGACATCGCCACCGACAACGCGGGGCGTGCTTGCCTGCAAGAGCTGGAAGCGACGGAGCCCCGGCTCTTCCTCGGGCTCGACGCCCAGGCTCCGCTCCGCCTGGCGCAGGCCGTGGCCCGGAAGCTGTAA